In Spirosoma aureum, a single genomic region encodes these proteins:
- a CDS encoding LolA family protein, protein MKKVAWMLGLAVVMALPAVAQKDKRAKGILDAMSKQYKSLKSYQATFTYASVGAGANESYKGDLSVKDAKFRLKLGGQEVFSDGQTMSTYIKESNEVNVQDYEDGAAGELNPTQIYTIYKRGFDYRFLKEQKQNGRTLEVIELTPNRQKSPISTIQISVDKADKSVRNWLIINKDGKRTTYTITKFTPNATVSDSDFIFDKSKYPGVEVVDLR, encoded by the coding sequence ATGAAAAAAGTAGCATGGATGCTGGGGCTGGCAGTAGTGATGGCACTACCCGCAGTAGCTCAGAAGGATAAGCGCGCAAAGGGCATTCTGGATGCAATGAGCAAACAGTATAAATCCCTGAAATCATACCAGGCCACCTTCACCTATGCCAGTGTCGGAGCTGGGGCAAATGAATCCTATAAGGGAGACTTAAGCGTAAAGGATGCGAAGTTCCGGTTGAAATTAGGCGGCCAGGAGGTTTTCTCTGACGGACAAACGATGTCGACCTACATCAAAGAATCCAATGAAGTGAATGTACAGGATTATGAAGATGGCGCTGCTGGTGAACTAAATCCGACACAGATTTACACAATCTATAAACGTGGGTTCGATTACCGTTTTTTAAAGGAGCAAAAGCAGAACGGTCGTACCCTCGAAGTCATTGAATTGACCCCAAATCGGCAAAAGAGCCCAATTTCAACCATTCAGATTTCGGTAGACAAAGCTGACAAATCCGTTCGTAACTGGCTGATCATTAACAAAGATGGTAAGCGAACTACCTATACCATTACTAAGTTTACGCCGAACGCCACTGTATCCGATTCGGATTTCATCTTTGATAAATCAAAGTATCCAGGCGTTGAAGTCGTTGACCTCCGGTAA
- the upp gene encoding uracil phosphoribosyltransferase — protein MFVFAQQPSLVNQFVAELRDVSIQKDRLRFRRNLERIGELMAYEISKTLPYHNVSIKTPLGISETQLLRQQPVLATIMRAGLPFHQGLANYFDQAENAFAGAYRGYSASDSDEFEITMDYIVSPDIGGKTLILSDPMLATGRSLEKIYHAMLRYGIPAQTHIAAIIASPEGVRHVQRQLPQCHLWLGAIDSHLNEHSYIVPGLGDAGDLAYGGKV, from the coding sequence ATGTTTGTTTTTGCGCAACAGCCCTCGCTGGTTAATCAATTCGTGGCCGAACTTCGTGATGTTTCGATCCAGAAAGACCGTTTACGCTTTCGTCGGAATCTCGAGCGGATCGGCGAACTGATGGCTTATGAAATTTCAAAGACGCTTCCTTACCATAATGTCTCGATAAAAACACCACTCGGTATTTCTGAAACACAACTGCTTAGACAACAGCCTGTTCTGGCGACAATAATGCGAGCGGGGCTACCTTTTCATCAAGGATTAGCCAATTATTTCGACCAGGCAGAAAACGCTTTTGCAGGCGCTTATCGGGGGTATAGTGCCAGCGATAGTGATGAGTTCGAGATTACAATGGATTACATTGTCAGCCCGGATATAGGCGGTAAAACACTTATTCTAAGTGACCCAATGCTGGCTACGGGCCGTTCGCTAGAAAAAATATATCATGCTATGCTTCGCTACGGAATTCCGGCGCAAACGCATATTGCCGCTATCATAGCCAGCCCGGAAGGAGTTCGTCATGTGCAGCGCCAATTACCCCAATGTCATCTCTGGCTGGGGGCTATCGATAGTCACCTGAACGAACATTCGTACATTGTTCCCGGACTTGGGGACGCAGGTGATCTGGCCTATGGAGGGAAAGTATAA